CTCCACCCACTAAAACGGAACGTTGGGAAAAGGCTGGTAAATTATCAATTTCATCCGCTAAAGATGCAATTAAAGTGTCTTTCGGCTGAGTTGAAAAAAATTGATATAGTTCAGGATATTTACCAATGACCCATCCTTGGAAAATAAACGGAACAATTGGAATAAACGGTAAGACTAAAGAAAGGGTGAGGACTATTGCTGCGATTCTCAAACTGATGATTTGTAAAAGTTGGCTTTTAGGTGATTCTCTTTGCAATTTGTGGTAAAATTTTACGCCATAATTTAACATAATAAATAAAACAATCCCCGAACTTATTGCCATTATAAAAATAAAGCTATGGTAAGTATAGCGACTGGGGAAGTAAAGTTTAAACAGGAAAATATGAGCCAGAAAAAACAGACTTAAACAAGCTAAAATTAGAAAGAATAAAATCTGGATTTTAGAGGTAATAAACTGGGTTAAGAGAAGTTTAAGTTTTAAGAATAACGGTAAAGCTAAACTCAATAAAATTGGGAAGGGATATAAGGGAAGATTTAAGCCACTATTCCCATCTAAAATAAAATAAAGAAGGTTAACCCCGAAATATTCAACCCGTCCGTTTAAACCGAATTCTGGCATGATTTTCATCTGTGCGCCATTAAAGGTTTCACCAAATTCGGATAGTTGGACAGCAAAAATAGAAAGAATAATCGCAGCAATGATGAGTCCTGATATCCAAAAAATATAGTTTTCTTTGTTTTTTGAAAACCGAATTGCTTTCCCTTTAAATTGAAATAATTTAGCGGTAAGTAATGCTAACGCAACTAATAAAAACTGGGGGAAAAATAGGCCTAGCAAGGCTAGGGTTAATAAGGTATAAAAAAGTGATCGCTCAATTAAATAATAAATAAAAGCTGCAAAAATTGGATATAAAAAAGCTCTCGGTGTTGCCGAAATTAAATCATCATTCATCCAGAGATTTTCATTGAAAATTAATGTTCCTAAAAATGCTGCTTCTGGACGGGGGAAAATATTAAGAGAAACGTGAAAAAGATAAGCAGTTGTGATTAACGCTAAAATAGTGGGTAAAATTTTCGCAAGCGTAATAGCACCGATTCCCATTTGAGCGATTAACCAATAAATAAACTTATATCCAGCAGGCGCAACACCATAAAAATAATCAGCAATAAAATCTTCCGTAAACAATTGCAAATCAACGAATTTTTGTAACCAAACTACATGATGTCTAGCATCATCTTGAATAAGATAAGGATGAATTAGATAAAAACTTATGGACATTAATCCAAAATAAATCGGAATCAATAAACTGAGCATTAACCAAAATCGAGTTGAACGATTTTTAAAGACATTAATAAGGTAAATTGAAGTTATAATTTTATTTTCGGTCATTGTTTTTAAATTAATTGATCATGAAAATTGCAATCATTACGTCAGGATTTCTTCCCGTTGTTGATGGCGTGACCATAACGGTTTTTCAGCGAATTCAAAAGCTGAGTCAACTCGGACATCAGGTTTTATTATTTTGTCCTGATTATAGTGCATTACCAACCATTTATCCCCATTGGAAAGATTATACAGGAGATATTTTACCTGGAGTTCGGGTTATTAATTTAGACAGTACCGCCTTTACGGGGGTTGATTTTGAACGGAATGTGAGTCAAAAATCTTATCAAATCGTATTAGAAGAATTAGAACAGTTTCAACCCGATATTATTCATGTTGATGAACCGGAAAGACTGTGGTTAGGGTTTTTAAAACGACCTGGAATCGATTTTTCTAAACAATATAATATTCCCTGCGTGAGTTTTTTTCATAGTAATTTAATGGAATATTTAGAGGATTATTTACCGTTACCCTACGTTATTATTGCAGGGATTCAGTTTTTATTAAAATTTCATTTTAGATGGACGTATAACGGCTATAATGCAACGTTAACCGCTAGTTCCTCTAGTGCTAAAAAGTTGGTTAAGGTTGGACTTTGTAATGTTATTTTTGATCAGTTATTAGGCGTTGATTTAGAACAATTTAATCCCTACAAACGGGAAGAAAACTTTTTTGCTAAACATTATCATTTATCTAATGTTGATGACAAGGTTAAACTAATCTTTTTAGGACGGTTAACGCCTGATAAGGGGTGGAAGTTTACCCTTAAATCTTTACCGAAAATACAAGAATTGATTGATTTAGATCAAGTTAGTTTTATAATTGCAGGCGATGGGGAATTGAAAGATGAAATTGCTCAGAACTTTAAATCTTTTACCTCTAATATTCATTTTTTAGGGCGGGTGGAACCGAGTCAAGTTGCAGGACTTTTAGCCAATAGTGATATCCATATTACTACGTCGGAAAAAGAAACCAGAGGGTTAACAATATTAGAAGCATTTGCATCAGGTATTCCGGTTTTAGCACCTGCTGCGGGTGGGGTTATTGATAGTATTGAATCGGGGAAAAATGGATTGTTATTTACACCTAAAAATGCTGATGATTTTGCTAAAAAGTTAAAAGTTTTAGTGGAGAATTCGGGGTTACGGGAACAAATGGGACAGCAAGGGAGAGAAACTGTTAAAGATTTTAGTTGGGATGAGGCGGTTCAAAATTTATTAGAGATTTGGAAACAACAAATTGAGCAGAAGTAAGACAAGGGAAGTGAAGCAATCCTAAAGGTTTTAAGATTGCTTCACTTCCCTCCCAACGACAATAGAATTAATTGCGACGTTCAGATTCTTTCTTAATGGCTTCTAAGGTCATTTTCAATGTATTTTCATAGATAGTATAAAATAAAGCTCTGGTGCGGGTTAAACCGGGATCAACATTAACTTGATGCTGAATAATCACTTGTTTAGAGGAAATCGGTTCAATTGTCCAGCTTCCTTGTAACGCTTTCACCTCTCCTTCAACGAGTTTAAATGCAATTTGTTTAGGATAAGTTTCGCTGGCTGAAAGGCGAATTCGGCTTGTTTCATCAACAATGAGTGCTTTAATTCTATACACTTGTTCAAAAACTTTTTGATTTCCTTGAACTTTTAACAGTTTGCTGCTTGTAACATTAGGTAAAAATTGATAAAAATTATTATAATCTGTTAACACTTTCCAAGCGGTATCCGCAGAGCTATTGACAACAATTCTAACCACATATTGCCCATTTCTTCCGGTTAATATTGCCCGTTGAGGCTGGCTGGCTAACAGAACAGGATTAACGCGTTCAGCAACTGCAAGGGGACTATTGATCAAGGTGAAACTTAAACCAATAGCAGACGCAAAGGTAATCCAAGATTGCCAAGAGTTTTGAGACTTAAAAAACATCTGTTCATAGTGGCGCTGAGAGCGCGGCACACCAAGATTAACCTGGTCAATTATATCAAAAACTAAATCCAAAATTGTTGTCTTTGAAACGGATAATTAGGTAACACTACTTTACAACCCGAATAACCTTGATAGAATTTCTCCCAATTAACCGACCCTCCATTAACGTAAAATTCTGCTAAATTAGATAACAATTTCGCGTCGTTTTGTAAGGGTAGAAACTCTAGGTCTGGGAAAAAACTATGATTAACTTGATTTTCTCGCACTCGTCCTTGAAATAGTTCTTCTGGGGTTCCTCCACTACAAAATTCAGCGAATTGTTGTTGTAATTCTTGTTTAGATCGGGTAATAATGGCTAACCGATGATTAAATTGCGATCGCCCGATATTCGCAGTAAAACAAATATCGGCTAAAGCGTGATTTTTATTATTTTTTAAGTAATTTTGATATCGGACAGCTAACTGTTGTAAAGCGGTTGGAGTTTTTGCCGATAAAGTTAATAGATTAACAGTTGGTTCTGTTGTTATTGATTTCGTCTCTAATAACGGAGCTTCTGCTAAGATAACATGGGCATTCGTTCCACTAAATCCGAAGGAACTGACCCCTGCTATTCGGTCTTGATTTCCTCTCACCCAAGGTAAAAAAACGGTTGGAACTTTAACCGCTATTTTATCCCAATCAATATGAGAATTAGGGGTATTAAAATGTAAATGGGGTGGAATTTCTTGATGTTGTAATGCTAAAATAACTTTAATTAATCCAGCCATTCCTGCCGCCGCTTCCAAGTGACCAATATTGGTTTTAATAGAAGCGATAATTAAAGGAAAATGATCTGCTCGATTTTCGCCATAAACGGCATTTAAAGCATTCACTTCGATCGGATCTCCTAATGGAGTTCCAGTGCCATGAGTTTCAATATAACTGACTTGTTCTGGTTTAACTCGACCATTCTCTAACGCTTGCTGAATCACGGTTTGCTGGGCGCGACCATTGGGAACTGTTAAGCCACTGGTACGACCATCATGGTTAACGGCAGAACCCCGAATAATCGCTAATATATTATCATTTGAAGCGATCGCATCGTTTAACCGTTTTAATACAATGACCCCGCAACCTTCCCCCCGAACAAATCCATCCGCCGCTTGATCAAAGGTTTTACAACGTCCTTCTGGGGATAACATTTTTGCCCTAGAAAAGTTAATGCTCATTTGCGGAGAAAGAATTCGGTTAACCCCTGCTGCGATCGCCAGATTACACTCCTGATTTCTTAAACTTTGGCAAGCGGAATGAACGGCAACTAATGAAGAGGAACAAGCCGTATCTAACGCTAAACTAGGGCCAGTAAAACCAAAGCTATAGGAAATTCGACCGGCCGCCAAGCTATGGGAATTTCCAGTGGCAAGATAAGCATCAATTTCAGTGTTTTGGCGGCTGAGTAACCGATGCCAATAATCATTTGCACAGATGCCAACAAAGACTCCCGTTTGGTTTCCCACGAGGCGATCGACGGCTAAACCCGCATTTTCTAATGCTTCCCAACTCACTTCTAAAAGCAGGCGTTGTTGGGGGTCGAGACTGGCGGCTTCTCTGGGAGAAATGCGGAAAAATTGAGCATCAAAATCCTGTAAATTGCCGACAAACCCCCCCAGACGGTTACAAATGGTTCCTGGGATGTCGGGGTTTGGATGATAGTATTCATCGATATTCCAGCGATCTTGGGGAACAGGTGCGATCGCATCAACGCCATTCCGCAGCAGTTGCCAAAATTGTTCGGGACTTTCCACACCCCCTGGAAAACGGCATCCCGTCCCAATAATGGCAATGGGTTCATGATGGCGATTTTCCAGCGCCTCTAGTTTGGCTTGCATTTGTTCGAGGGCCAAAAGTGCTCGTTTGGTTGGGGATAGTTCGGTATGCAATTTATTAGAATCAGCAAATTCTGATTTTCTATCGCATAAAATCCATTTTGTCAACAAGTTTCAGGAGATTGTTTTAACAAAACCTGTTGACATCTATAGTTGAAAACGTGAGATTATGGAATTAAAACAACTAATAGCAAAAAATAATGCTTGAAAGCTCTGGGAAAACTTAAAATAAGTTTTTTATTGGTTTCTAATGCTTTAGATTTTATTAATAATTCCAAAGGTTCAATTTTTCTAATAACAGCGCCTCTGCTTTCTCCTCAGAAAGCTGTTGAACTTGAGACAAGAATTCATCAACAATTCGTTGATTTTTATCATAGGTTAAAGATAGAATACTTTCCCCTAAATAATTGGTTAAATCGGCTAACGTGGGATAGTCAAAAATTATCGTCGTTGGAAAAGAACATTGAAAACGATTTTGCAAACGGTTTCTGAATTCCACAGATGTTAAAGAATCTAAACCGAGTTCAGAAAATCCCTGGTTTGGGTCAAGAGTTGTCCCCGTATCTAAACCTAACACAATCGCTAATTGAGATTGAATTTCTTGTTTTAATTGTTGATAAGCTTCGGTTATCGGTAAAGATTTCAGTTGATTAATCCAAGTTTGTTCTTCCTGAGAAGACAATAACAATTCACTCAAGAAAGGATAGCTTTTTTGTTGCAGTAATTGAGGGTGTTCAAAATCAACCACACTCACTTGAGTCGGTTTTTCTATTAAAATCCACTCTAAAACAGCTAACCCTTGTTCAGAGGAAATTGTTCCCATTCCTTTAATACTTAAAGGTTGATTTGTTCGATGTGCGAGTCCGATTTCACCCCAAGCACCCCAGTTAATACTGGTGGCTGTTTGTCCTTGTCCTCGCCGGAAATGCGCTAAAGTATCTAAGGTGATATTCGCGGCGGAATAGTTGCTTTGACCTGCGGAACCCAACACCGAAGCAACGGAAGAAAATAAGAGGAAAAAGTCGAGATCAAGATTACGAGTTAATTGATGTAAATTCCAGCCGCCTTTAAGTTTCGGTGATATCACTTTTTCAAAAGATTCTCGACTTTGTTGAACTAACATCTTATCTTCAATTAATCCCGCCGCATGAATCACT
This genomic stretch from Planktothrix agardhii NIES-204 harbors:
- a CDS encoding beta-ketoacyl synthase; translated protein: MTKWILCDRKSEFADSNKLHTELSPTKRALLALEQMQAKLEALENRHHEPIAIIGTGCRFPGGVESPEQFWQLLRNGVDAIAPVPQDRWNIDEYYHPNPDIPGTICNRLGGFVGNLQDFDAQFFRISPREAASLDPQQRLLLEVSWEALENAGLAVDRLVGNQTGVFVGICANDYWHRLLSRQNTEIDAYLATGNSHSLAAGRISYSFGFTGPSLALDTACSSSLVAVHSACQSLRNQECNLAIAAGVNRILSPQMSINFSRAKMLSPEGRCKTFDQAADGFVRGEGCGVIVLKRLNDAIASNDNILAIIRGSAVNHDGRTSGLTVPNGRAQQTVIQQALENGRVKPEQVSYIETHGTGTPLGDPIEVNALNAVYGENRADHFPLIIASIKTNIGHLEAAAGMAGLIKVILALQHQEIPPHLHFNTPNSHIDWDKIAVKVPTVFLPWVRGNQDRIAGVSSFGFSGTNAHVILAEAPLLETKSITTEPTVNLLTLSAKTPTALQQLAVRYQNYLKNNKNHALADICFTANIGRSQFNHRLAIITRSKQELQQQFAEFCSGGTPEELFQGRVRENQVNHSFFPDLEFLPLQNDAKLLSNLAEFYVNGGSVNWEKFYQGYSGCKVVLPNYPFQRQQFWI
- a CDS encoding glycosyl transferase, group 1, putative; this encodes MKIAIITSGFLPVVDGVTITVFQRIQKLSQLGHQVLLFCPDYSALPTIYPHWKDYTGDILPGVRVINLDSTAFTGVDFERNVSQKSYQIVLEELEQFQPDIIHVDEPERLWLGFLKRPGIDFSKQYNIPCVSFFHSNLMEYLEDYLPLPYVIIAGIQFLLKFHFRWTYNGYNATLTASSSSAKKLVKVGLCNVIFDQLLGVDLEQFNPYKREENFFAKHYHLSNVDDKVKLIFLGRLTPDKGWKFTLKSLPKIQELIDLDQVSFIIAGDGELKDEIAQNFKSFTSNIHFLGRVEPSQVAGLLANSDIHITTSEKETRGLTILEAFASGIPVLAPAAGGVIDSIESGKNGLLFTPKNADDFAKKLKVLVENSGLREQMGQQGRETVKDFSWDEAVQNLLEIWKQQIEQK
- a CDS encoding hypothetical protein (conserved hypothetical protein), giving the protein MDLVFDIIDQVNLGVPRSQRHYEQMFFKSQNSWQSWITFASAIGLSFTLINSPLAVAERVNPVLLASQPQRAILTGRNGQYVVRIVVNSSADTAWKVLTDYNNFYQFLPNVTSSKLLKVQGNQKVFEQVYRIKALIVDETSRIRLSASETYPKQIAFKLVEGEVKALQGSWTIEPISSKQVIIQHQVNVDPGLTRTRALFYTIYENTLKMTLEAIKKESERRN